Within Sporosarcina sp. PTS2304, the genomic segment ATTTGATACGGATGTTTTTCAAACATTGCCAGCCTCTGAAATGCGTTCAGGCATGGCGGAACTCGTCAAGCATGCATTTATTTCAGATGCACAATGGACGGAAGCGTTGCTTAAGGAGGAACAGTTTTCTGCCCCATCAATCAAATGGCTAGAACCGCAACTAGTGCGTGGTATCGGCGTAAAAGCGAAAATTGTTGGAGAAGATGAGTTTGAACATTCGACACGTAAATTTCTGAATTTCGGTCATACATTCGGTCATGCAGTAGAGGCGGCATCAGGTTTTGGCAGTTTAAGTCATGGAGAGTGTGTCATGATCGGCATGGGCTATGCTTTTTTATTAAGTGAAAAGCATGGCGAGCTACCTGCTGATTTCACAAACCGTTATTTGAAATTCGCTACACGTAATGGCTATACATTCGATCCGGTATTCAACTACAGTTTTGATGAATTATTGTCCTATATGCAAAAAGATAAGAAAGCTTCATTTGGAAAAATGAACTTTGTCTTGCTGAAACAGCTCGGTCAACCGTTTGTGAAAGAAATCAGTGCAGAAGAATGCTTACAAGTATTTAATGAATTCAAATTAAAAATTGAAAGTGAGGGGATCGTATGAGCGTTCGAGGAATTAGAGGAGCAACAACTGTAGAAAAAGATGATGCGCAGGAAATATTGCAGGCCACAGAAGAACTCGTGTTAGAAATGGCAGAAGCTAATCAATTTTCACCGGAAGAAATCGGCTCCGTCATTGTTTCTACCACTGTAGACGTCAAAGCGGCATTCCCCGCAAAAGCGATCCGTTCGATTGAAGGGTGGACGTACGTACCGGTCATGTGCACACATGAAATCGATGTACCAGGCTCGATGCGTAAATGTATTCGAGTCATGATGAACGTGAACACTGCGACACCACAAAATGAAATTCAACATATTTACCGCAACAATGCAGTGCAGTTACGACCTGATTTGCAAAAATAAGTAACCTGTTACGAGGAGGAGCAATCCTAATGAATTGGAAGCCTATCTTATCCACCATGAAGCCTTACGCACCAGGGCGTTCTATCGCCGAAGTGAAACGTACATACGGTCTTCAAGAAGTAAATAAACTAGCATCAAATGAAAACCCTTATGGATCATCACCGGAAGTTGCAAAGTTTTTACAGTCACGGGCAGACCAATTTGAAATGTACCCGGACGTCTATACTTCGGGGTTACGTACAAATCTCTCAAAGCATCACGGAGTTGATCCTGAGGAATTATTAATTAGTAACGGTTCAGATGAAATGGTGACGATTATATCAAGGGCTCTATTACAACCAGGTACCAATACGGTGATGGCATCTGTAACGTTTCCACAATATGCACATAACGCCAAAATTGAAGGTGCAGAAATACGAGAAGTGGCGATGCTTGATACTGGTGATCATGATTTAGAAGGTTTTCTGCGAGTAGCAGATGAAAAGACTGCCATCATATGGGTTTGTAATCCAAACAACCCGACAGGTAACTTCCTCCCTAGTCACGTAATCAAAGACTTCTTGGATCGGGCGCCAAAAACAGCTCTTGTCGTGTTAGATGAAGCTTATTTTGAATTCGTTACTTCTGCGGAGCAAGGGAACGCGATGCAATGGATTCATGAATATGATAATTTACTCATTTCCCGCACATTCTCAAAAGCTTATGGATTGGCAAGTTTCCGTCTCGGCTATGCTGTCGCAAATAAAGATATTATTGCAGAGTTGAATAAAGTTCGAAATCCGTTCAATAGCAATACATTAGCGCTAGGAGCAGCTGAAGTGGCGCTTGCAGATCAGCAGTTTTTGCAAGAGTGTGTAACAAAAAATGAGACAGAGCGTAATCGTTATGTAGCTTACGCTAAAGAAAATGAACTGGCCATCTATCCTTCTGAAACAAACTTCGTCTTAATAGAAGTACCTATGGATGCGGATGAAGCATGTGAAGTCTTCTTGCGACATGGTTACATCGTTCGAAGTGGAAATTTACTCGGAACACCAGGATATGTCCGTATAACGATTGGAACAGAACAGCAAAACACGGGCTTATTTAAAGCGTTTGATGAAATAATTACTAACAAATAAGGATAGATGACAATGAAAACGACTGTAAGTATAATCGGACTGGGATTGATCGGTGGGTCTCTCGGTCTCGCATTGAAAAGAAATCCCGATGTTCACATTATCGGATTTGATCGTTCGTATGCAACTGCGGATGAAGCATTTCGCAGAGGGATTATTGATACA encodes:
- the aroH gene encoding chorismate mutase, with the protein product MSVRGIRGATTVEKDDAQEILQATEELVLEMAEANQFSPEEIGSVIVSTTVDVKAAFPAKAIRSIEGWTYVPVMCTHEIDVPGSMRKCIRVMMNVNTATPQNEIQHIYRNNAVQLRPDLQK
- the hisC gene encoding histidinol-phosphate transaminase, giving the protein MNWKPILSTMKPYAPGRSIAEVKRTYGLQEVNKLASNENPYGSSPEVAKFLQSRADQFEMYPDVYTSGLRTNLSKHHGVDPEELLISNGSDEMVTIISRALLQPGTNTVMASVTFPQYAHNAKIEGAEIREVAMLDTGDHDLEGFLRVADEKTAIIWVCNPNNPTGNFLPSHVIKDFLDRAPKTALVVLDEAYFEFVTSAEQGNAMQWIHEYDNLLISRTFSKAYGLASFRLGYAVANKDIIAELNKVRNPFNSNTLALGAAEVALADQQFLQECVTKNETERNRYVAYAKENELAIYPSETNFVLIEVPMDADEACEVFLRHGYIVRSGNLLGTPGYVRITIGTEQQNTGLFKAFDEIITNK
- the aroB gene encoding 3-dehydroquinate synthase produces the protein MEKLTVSVRDHQYDVYVGSKTYELFATQYADLLKSTDKIGIIADAHVAELHLPLLQEALARSGREVSVKIVPGGESCKMPEVYVACQSFFLQEGFTRNSLLIAFGGGAVGDLTGFVAATFMRGIRFIQCPTTVLAHDSAVGGKTAINMPEGKNMVGSFHQPSAVLFDTDVFQTLPASEMRSGMAELVKHAFISDAQWTEALLKEEQFSAPSIKWLEPQLVRGIGVKAKIVGEDEFEHSTRKFLNFGHTFGHAVEAASGFGSLSHGECVMIGMGYAFLLSEKHGELPADFTNRYLKFATRNGYTFDPVFNYSFDELLSYMQKDKKASFGKMNFVLLKQLGQPFVKEISAEECLQVFNEFKLKIESEGIV